A genomic stretch from Arachis stenosperma cultivar V10309 chromosome 3, arast.V10309.gnm1.PFL2, whole genome shotgun sequence includes:
- the LOC130966570 gene encoding uncharacterized protein LOC130966570, translating to MKELLPRKSSLKGGQTIVLNKECSALIQPELPAKRRDPGGFHIPCAIGETMFDRALCDLGASINLLPLSLAKRLQINEIMPTDVVIRLADKTQKQAIGVVENVLLKVGKYFLPIDFVILDMEESHTHPIILGRPFLATARALIDVEKGELILRIHDERLSFNVFKLSQEVDQEHKEPSKDHDEMLKEEASTEAHPTYLETPLVDK from the coding sequence ATGAAGGAACTTCTTCCCAGGAAAAGCTCACTCAAAGGAGGCCAAACTATAGTGTTAaacaaggaatgtagtgccCTTATTCAACCTGAATTGCCTGCAAAAAGAAGAGACCCAGGGGGTTTTCACATCCCCTGTGCCATAGGGGAAACAATGTTCGATAGAGCACTCTGTGATTTAggggcaagcatcaacttacTGCCCTTATCCCTGGCGAAAAGGCTGCAGATCAATGAGATAATGCCCACAGATGTGGTCATCAGACTGGCTGATAAGACTCAAAAgcaagcaataggagtggtGGAAAATGTGTTACTAAAGGTTGGGAAATACTTTCTCCCAATAGACTTTGTCATCTTGGACATGGAAGAAAGTCACACTCACCCAATCATAttgggaagacccttcctagctacggccagagcactcatagatgtggaGAAAGGGGAGCTAATATTGAGGATCCATGATGAACGACTCAGCTTTAATGTCTTCAAACTCTCACAAGAAGTAGACCAAGAGCACAAGGAACCAAGTAAAGATCATGATGAGATGCtgaaggaggaagcaagcacTGAAGCACACCCAACCTATCTGGAGACTCCTTTGGTTGATAAATAA